Within the Enterococcus hirae ATCC 9790 genome, the region TCCGAGACGAAAGAGAGATTTTTTCTACAAAAAAACGTGAGATTAACCTTTTCTTAATAACTAGACAGCTACTCTTTTTAGAGACATTATGCTTGATTTTACGACAAAGAAATCGCTTTCGATTACATATGTTACTTCAAATATTACAAAAAAGGTAGATTTGTCATAAAGCTATTACCTATGAAATATATCCCCGTGGTAAAGTATTCCTCGTTGGTCACAACAAAACTATTTTTAAATTTACGAAGGAGCTTTTACATGAAATCACTTAAAACATTACTATTAGGAACAACTTTGACTGCCGGCGCACTATTCTTTATGGGAACATCTGCACATGCGGACGAAGCTTATACCGTTCAATCAGGTGATACGCTATCAACGATTTCTCAAAAATACGTTGGTGATAACTCCTTGATCCAAACTATTGCAGAAAAAAATTCAATCTCAAACATCAACTTGATTTATTCAGGTCAACAATTAACAATCCCAACAGGCGAACAAGCAGCAACAACACAAACAGCTTACCAAGCGCCTGCTCAAACAAAAACAGTGGCTGAACAACCAGTGAAGCAAGAACCAGTTCAACAAGCAGCACCTGCTCAACCAGTTGCTCAAGCAACGCAAACAGCGGCACAAGCAACACCAGCGACAACAAACACAAGCTCAGCGAAAGAATGGATCGCTCAAAAAGAATCTAGCGGTTCTTATACAGCAACAAACGGTCGTTACATCGGACGTTACCAATTAGATTCTTCTTACTTAAATGGTGACTATTCAGCAGCAAACCAAGAACGAGTTGCTGAACAATACGTATCTTCTCGTTATGGCTCATGGGAAGCAGCTAAATCTTTCTGGGAAGCAAACGGTTGGTACTAATATAAAATAGCTTGTTTAAAAAGCGAAGGTCCCTCTTTAGGATCTTCGTTTTTTTTTACTAAGCAAAGCGTAAATGAAAAAAATTGGCAGAAATGGTATCCTTTCTGTCAATTTTTTTGGTAATTTCGATTTTCTAATTCCAGTTTGGCAAATGGTGGTTCGTTCATCGTGTTTTTTGAACAGTTGTGTTTGTCTAACTGCTCAAAATTATTTTTTGTTTCTTTCATGACGTTCAATAAATAGTTGTTCTCTGCTTTCAATCGTTTCACTAATGAATTCAAATAATTGTTTTCTTTATGTAATTCGTCTATTGTTTTACTCTTTTCGTCTGTCATATGATTTGAGTAGTTGTCTGTTTCTCTTACTGGTTTCTTCATCCCCACCTCAGAAGGCAACAACGAGTGGTGAAGTAATTTAGTATACAGTTCTTTGTATTCCTGATACTCAGCATTCAATTGTTCTTTCATATGATCATTTGTCGATTTCTTTCGATAGATGGATGTCTTATTTTGTTGAAGAACTGCTTCTAACTTTTTGAGTAATTCTGTTTCTATTTCACAGTTTTTATATTTGGACATAATATAAGCAGAATTGAGACGTCCTTCTTTCATGGGTATTAGGCCAATATGTAAGTGTGGTTTCTCTTCATCAAAATGAACATGTGCATAAATGATATTCGATAGACCGTATAGTTTTTGAAAGGTTTGAACAATTTGTAAAAAAAATAGTTTTGTTTCTCTTACTGATAATTTTTTTAATGCCGATTCTTTAAAGATGATTCGCCATTCAATTAATATTGTCCAATTAGAATGAATCGATTTTGTTGAAGATAAATGGGTCAAATATTTTCTAATGATCTTTTTATAGTCAATAAATTTCTTATTTAAAACATCATAATTTAAAGATGTTTTATCTGGTTGTACAATACTTGATTCAACTATTTCTCTTTGATTATGTCTTTGGACTTGTTCTAATTCATAAAATCGATAATCCGTTTTTTCTAATTTGATTGATTTAATAGTTCTGCCTCCTTACTTTCTTCTTACTATGTGAATCTTTCAAACAAGTAAATAAACAACGTTTTCATCTAAAGTTTAGTTAATTCTATCCCAAAAAACAAACCGAAAAATTCCTATTTCTTGGTAATTATGTACTTTTAGTGAAATAAAAAAGGACCCTCTTTAAAGGATCCCAAGTAAACCAGTTAAAACAAAACCTACTTCGTGAATTTTCGAGTGAACTAAGATAATAAAGCAAGCTTTGGCCCGCCTCTAAATAACTATTTTTTATTATACTAGCTATGATTCGTTAATCAATACGGAGTGTTCCATCAATGGTTGTTGTATTGATTAGTTCTTTTTCATCATATACTTTATAATATATCTTTATGCCATGCGTACCCGAGGAAGGCATATTCTTGAAAGCAACCGATTCAATCCCATTGTTGGGTGGAATCAATCCTGAAACATATAATTTTTTTTGATTAGATGCTAAATAGTATTCTACTTGTATATTATAGGAGTTGACACCCACATTACGTACATCCACGTGGGCTTTTCCCTCTTTATTTAATTCGATTTCATGCTTCAATACAATCCGAACATTGTCTTTATCGACTTCTTCCTGCATCTTTTTTAATAATTCGCCATTATTCAACTGAGTGATGTTCTCATCAAAATCTGGCAATCCTGTAACGACTTGAGGGGGAGATTGATTAAAATAGAAGTATCCACTGATCCCCAATATCAAAAGTACTACAGAGAAGGTTATCAGGATATATGTGCTTTTTTTTCTTTGTTTTGCTTTATGTGCCATTTAAAAATCTCCCTTTCTGATAAAATCAAAAACAAATCGTCTCAACCAGATGGATAAAAAAATCATTCGTTAAGCATTTACTTTTATTTTTTTTCAAACAATCCACAAGTTTTTTTGTTGATCAACTAGTTTCTTTCGTTCCAACAGTTTATACTTTCAATGATTAGCAGAACTCCAACTATTTGGAATCCTGCTAAATGGTATTCTAAGACAGTCATGTCATTGTTACTATGTGCGAAATTCCCTGTTTATTCTGCTGGGGATTCCAATAATATATGATATAAATGAAACAAATCACGCTTTTTTATGATTCAGTATCTTTTAAAGCAGTGAAATTAAACGTTATTTCGTAACTTGGTCTAACCACTTGATTTTCTTTAAATCCTTCAGCGATTTTTCCTTCGAATTTTAACGTTTTAGATGAAGATTTATCTAATTCTGTTAAATAAGTAGGGCTATTAAGAAATTGACCCGCAACACTTTGTAAACGGACGCCCGCTTCATTTGTTGGCGTAAAGTATAAATCTTGTCTTACACCCGATTGACTTTTTTCTTCAAATTTTGATATTTCAATCTTGACTCTACGTGCACTAGAATTATTTGTTACGGTATAAATAGGTGATAAGATATTAGGAAGTGGCTGGCCATCATCTGTTACCGCATTTGCATAACGTACTTTTGTAGGTACAGTGATGTCAACATAAGATACATCTTCCGGTCCGACCGGATCCCATGGACCAATCCAGCCATCCACTCCAATTTGTGCATTATCTTTTCCTTGAATAGTTGCGCTGTCATCCTCAGGGTCACTTAATCCAGGAATCCAGCCTAATTCATTATCTTTAACTGTTTCTGCACTTGCATTCATTGTTCCAATTCCAAATCCACCTAATAAAATAGATGATACTAGTAACACATTTGTCAACTTCTTCATTATTCTGTCTCTCTCCTCGCTGAAAACGTCTCACAACATTTCCATAAAAATAAAATTACATGATATAGTTTTTTTCTCGATTGAGCTCAATCAACATAACCGTTGAGAAAAGGGATACAATTGTTCCAAGTAACATCATATAAACGCTCAATTGTTCACCAGTTTGTGGAAGTCTCACTTTTTTTGAAGAACCTGAATCAGATGGTGTGATCGTTATAGTTGCTTTTTCTTTGGTTCCTGCGTCACTTACGTTATCAATTGTACTGGCATCTGCGTCCGCATCCCATACTCCTATTATTGCTTCAACTTGAATCGTTTGTTCATTTGTGGTTTGTGCATGACAGTTTGTTGTAATGAAAAGACTAACCATTAAAACACCTATCAAATAATACATCACTCTTTTTATTTCGCTCTTCACCTCCAATACTTTAACGACGCAACCTCCACAATAATATTATCCGTAAAAATAAAATAGAATGAAAACCAAGTTTTACCGATAGATTGGTAAATACCTTTTCCATTAGTAATTGTTATGTAACAAAAAGATGATTAGCTTAGAACATCTAAAAAATAATACTTAATTTTTAGCCATATCAGTTGATAAGCGGAAACTTTTCCGAAATTTATAGTCATAGTGTAAACTAACTATCCATACTGGAATTAACTTTTATATGGTAATAATCAACTAATTTATTAATGATATCTTCATCAAAATAACTAGACATCCCAATCGTTGGAATACCGAAATGGTCAGGCGAATATACATCTGTTAAAAGGCAATCGAACTTTTGTAAATAGCCCTTTTGTATTTGAGTAGTAGGATCGAGTATCTCAATTTTGATATTATGTCTAAAATAAAATTGAATTTCCTCTTTGAGCATCCGCATATGATCGTAAGAGCTATCCAATAAAAGCGCTACATTGATACTTGCTTTACTTTCTCTCACGCGTACCCATAGTTCAGACCAAGAAGTTAATAATTTGAAGATGGATTGCTGGATCATTTCATCTAAGTAAGATAAAAATGGATTACCAAGAGAAAAGTAAATATCAAAAAATTCATCTCTTAATGCGGTAACTAACTCAGGACTTACCTTCAACGTATTTTCAAAAAAATCCGTTTTTTTATTGTATAAAATATAAGTAGGTCGCACCGAACTCATGGTCGTCCAATAAATATCATGAATCAATTTATCTCGATTCTCGCAAAGTAATCCAAAACGTTCTTCCAGCAAAGTAATCACATAGCCGATCTGTTTCTTTATTGAGACCGAATCGATTTCAACTCCTTCTGAATGAAAGCGAGCGATTGGATTAATTGGCTGATGGAATTCATAAAATAATTGCTGAAGATTTTCTTTTACACTTTTGATGCCAAAGACATTATGTATTTTTTCTACTAGTTTTTTTTCGTTCATTAGATGTGTAAAATGAAAAGGTATCTCGTTAACTTCTAATTGATAGCCTTGCTTCAATCGTGTAAAACAGACATACAATTGAAATTTTAAATTTCCCAAAAATAAATGATGGTCATTGTTCACAATTGCCCATATCGTATTTTCTTTGATGAATATATCAATGATCTCTGAAATCAAATTTCTTTCTTCTTTTTGTATCAATTTTTCGGGCAAATGATATTTCTCAGAAAAATATACTGAAAAGAAGTCTCTGATATTCCCTTCGTTTCCGATAATTTTGATTTGATTGGTAATTTGAAAATCGAAAAACCGGATTTCTTGATTGATTCGATTAATTACCCTTGATACCTGAGTTTCTGAAATATAAAGCAAATCACTAAGCTCTTCTTTAGAAGTAACTTTTCCTAGGAAAATCGTTTCCAGTAATGTGTATTCTAGACTCTTTTCAAGAATTTTTGAACAGATAAATGACTTAGGCGTTGTGATATCTTTCTTTAAAATGATTCCTGCTCTAAAAGAAGTTTCAATTGATAGAGGCTCAATCATTTCGTTGACTTGAGATAGATCATTTCGAATGGTTTTTTCTGAACTATCAATTTTTTCAGCTA harbors:
- a CDS encoding LysM peptidoglycan-binding domain-containing protein, with product MKSLKTLLLGTTLTAGALFFMGTSAHADEAYTVQSGDTLSTISQKYVGDNSLIQTIAEKNSISNINLIYSGQQLTIPTGEQAATTQTAYQAPAQTKTVAEQPVKQEPVQQAAPAQPVAQATQTAAQATPATTNTSSAKEWIAQKESSGSYTATNGRYIGRYQLDSSYLNGDYSAANQERVAEQYVSSRYGSWEAAKSFWEANGWY
- a CDS encoding plasmid recombination protein: MKSIKLEKTDYRFYELEQVQRHNQREIVESSIVQPDKTSLNYDVLNKKFIDYKKIIRKYLTHLSSTKSIHSNWTILIEWRIIFKESALKKLSVRETKLFFLQIVQTFQKLYGLSNIIYAHVHFDEEKPHLHIGLIPMKEGRLNSAYIMSKYKNCEIETELLKKLEAVLQQNKTSIYRKKSTNDHMKEQLNAEYQEYKELYTKLLHHSLLPSEVGMKKPVRETDNYSNHMTDEKSKTIDELHKENNYLNSLVKRLKAENNYLLNVMKETKNNFEQLDKHNCSKNTMNEPPFAKLELENRNYQKN
- a CDS encoding helix-turn-helix domain-containing protein: MREILDGRLRRQLNILEILWNTEWITTAELAEKIDSSEKTIRNDLSQVNEMIEPLSIETSFRAGIILKKDITTPKSFICSKILEKSLEYTLLETIFLGKVTSKEELSDLLYISETQVSRVINRINQEIRFFDFQITNQIKIIGNEGNIRDFFSVYFSEKYHLPEKLIQKEERNLISEIIDIFIKENTIWAIVNNDHHLFLGNLKFQLYVCFTRLKQGYQLEVNEIPFHFTHLMNEKKLVEKIHNVFGIKSVKENLQQLFYEFHQPINPIARFHSEGVEIDSVSIKKQIGYVITLLEERFGLLCENRDKLIHDIYWTTMSSVRPTYILYNKKTDFFENTLKVSPELVTALRDEFFDIYFSLGNPFLSYLDEMIQQSIFKLLTSWSELWVRVRESKASINVALLLDSSYDHMRMLKEEIQFYFRHNIKIEILDPTTQIQKGYLQKFDCLLTDVYSPDHFGIPTIGMSSYFDEDIINKLVDYYHIKVNSSMDS
- a CDS encoding LPXTG cell wall anchor domain-containing protein; this encodes MYYLIGVLMVSLFITTNCHAQTTNEQTIQVEAIIGVWDADADASTIDNVSDAGTKEKATITITPSDSGSSKKVRLPQTGEQLSVYMMLLGTIVSLFSTVMLIELNREKNYIM